Proteins found in one Roseovarius pelagicus genomic segment:
- a CDS encoding sirohydrochlorin chelatase, with product MTKTGVMICGHGSRSQDAVDEFSVLAEKLPAYLPDDWEMEYGYLEFANPVIRDGLDRLRASGCDRILAVPGMLFAAMHSKNDIPTVLNTYAARHGIDVRYGRELGVDPKMITAAGARVQEAVDRANAELGEVALHDTCLVVIGRGASDPDANGNVSKIARMLHEGIGFGWCEVGYSGVTFPLVEPCLQHVARLGYKRVIVFPYFLFSGILIDRIYGFTDQVASQHPDMQFVKAGYLGDHPKVLETFAERVTEQIGDVPPPNCGTCQYRTQILAIEGEEVRKISPAERAAIARDNGTGHPAFGATPPPTCVLCKYRTQVLGFEAEVGAVQESHHHHVEGQGASAPGSNVADCALCDTFCTGRCRLENVGHHHHHHHHHDHHHDHAHDHHHHHDHDHAHAHYPHANHPHGPESARKTNA from the coding sequence ATGACCAAGACGGGCGTGATGATCTGCGGACACGGATCGCGCAGTCAGGATGCCGTGGATGAATTCAGCGTTCTGGCGGAAAAACTGCCTGCCTATCTGCCCGATGACTGGGAAATGGAATATGGTTATCTTGAATTCGCCAACCCGGTGATCCGTGATGGTCTGGATCGTCTGCGGGCCTCGGGCTGTGATCGGATCCTCGCAGTGCCCGGCATGCTCTTTGCTGCGATGCACTCCAAAAATGACATCCCCACAGTGCTGAACACCTACGCCGCCCGACATGGAATCGACGTCCGCTATGGGCGCGAACTGGGTGTCGATCCAAAGATGATCACCGCCGCAGGCGCGCGGGTGCAAGAGGCCGTGGACCGCGCCAATGCCGAACTGGGCGAGGTGGCGCTGCACGACACCTGCCTCGTTGTGATCGGCCGTGGTGCATCCGACCCCGACGCCAATGGCAACGTCTCGAAAATCGCGCGCATGCTGCACGAAGGTATCGGCTTTGGCTGGTGCGAAGTGGGCTATTCCGGCGTTACGTTCCCGCTGGTGGAGCCGTGCCTGCAACACGTCGCACGACTGGGTTATAAGCGCGTCATCGTCTTTCCCTATTTTCTGTTTTCCGGCATCCTGATTGACCGCATCTATGGCTTCACCGATCAGGTCGCGTCGCAGCACCCGGATATGCAATTCGTCAAGGCCGGTTATCTGGGCGATCACCCAAAGGTTTTGGAAACCTTCGCCGAACGCGTGACCGAGCAGATCGGCGACGTGCCACCGCCGAATTGCGGAACGTGCCAATACCGTACACAAATCCTCGCCATCGAGGGCGAAGAAGTGCGCAAGATCAGCCCGGCGGAGCGCGCTGCCATTGCCCGCGACAACGGTACCGGTCACCCGGCCTTCGGTGCCACGCCACCGCCCACTTGTGTCTTGTGCAAATACCGCACTCAGGTACTGGGATTCGAGGCCGAAGTGGGGGCGGTGCAGGAAAGCCACCACCACCACGTCGAAGGGCAGGGCGCCTCTGCCCCCGGATCCAACGTTGCCGATTGTGCGCTCTGCGATACATTTTGCACGGGCCGCTGCCGTCTGGAAAATGTGGGCCACCACCACCATCACCACCATCACCATGATCACCACCACGATCATGCCCACGATCATCACCACCATCATGATCATGACCATGCGCATGCCCACTACCCGCATGCTAACCACCCGCACGGCCCGGAAAGCGCCCGAAAAACAAACGCCTA
- a CDS encoding DUF6732 family protein, producing MKQTFMIVALCVGADMAQAHPGHLAEAAGHGHWLGAAAIGAAIAIGLWAGLREKAKARAAEAEQDEELQEAEAQ from the coding sequence ATGAAACAAACCTTTATGATTGTCGCGCTTTGCGTCGGCGCAGATATGGCTCAGGCACATCCCGGACACTTGGCCGAGGCCGCAGGCCATGGCCATTGGCTTGGCGCGGCAGCAATCGGTGCAGCCATCGCCATTGGCCTGTGGGCCGGTCTGCGCGAGAAGGCAAAGGCGCGCGCGGCAGAGGCCGAACAGGACGAAGAACTGCAAGAAGCAGAAGCGCAATGA
- a CDS encoding DUF1636 family protein, giving the protein MTTWITICDTCKRDDWHEQTHQRPHGEDLAELVEVAAQGRGVRTRRVSCLMGCKHGCNIAIQAQGKLAYTLGDFLPDREAAAAIVDYAEMHAESDTGRVPFREWPQGVKGHFVTRHPPLPDTDDA; this is encoded by the coding sequence ATGACCACTTGGATAACGATCTGCGACACCTGCAAGCGCGACGATTGGCATGAGCAGACCCATCAGCGCCCCCATGGCGAGGATCTGGCGGAACTGGTCGAGGTGGCGGCCCAAGGACGTGGCGTGCGTACCCGCCGGGTGTCATGCCTGATGGGGTGCAAGCATGGTTGCAATATCGCGATACAGGCGCAGGGCAAGCTCGCGTATACGTTGGGCGATTTCCTACCCGATAGAGAGGCCGCAGCGGCCATCGTCGATTATGCCGAAATGCACGCGGAGAGCGACACAGGTCGGGTGCCGTTTCGGGAATGGCCACAGGGGGTCAAAGGACATTTCGTGACCCGCCATCCACCCCTGCCGGATACGGACGACGCCTGA
- the cbiB gene encoding adenosylcobinamide-phosphate synthase CbiB, with product MSVFTCLVVALVLDAMLGEPRWLWSRVPHPAVVMGRAVSVLDQHWNTGAARRAKGVAAVAVLCIGAWIIGTLLGALGGMISALIVAVLVAQRSLMDHVDAVATALRVSLGDGRRAVAQIVGRDTAPMNRADISRAAIESAAENFSDGVIAPIFWFLVAGVPGIVLYKVVNTADSMIGYRTERHRDFGWAAARLDDVLNWIPARLTALFIAALGGGLRSWSQITAEAQLHRSPNAGWPEAALARALGVALAGPRSYDGALRDYPFVNPVGVHQIGPNEIDAATRMLWRVWGAVLLAALFCALVL from the coding sequence ATGAGCGTTTTCACCTGTCTTGTCGTGGCGCTGGTCCTGGACGCCATGTTGGGCGAGCCGCGCTGGCTATGGTCACGCGTGCCCCACCCTGCGGTCGTAATGGGCCGTGCGGTTTCAGTGCTGGACCAGCATTGGAACACCGGCGCGGCCCGGCGGGCCAAGGGCGTCGCGGCTGTGGCGGTGTTATGCATCGGTGCGTGGATCATCGGGACGCTGCTGGGCGCATTGGGTGGGATGATCTCTGCTCTGATCGTGGCGGTTCTCGTCGCGCAACGCTCTCTCATGGATCATGTCGATGCCGTCGCGACCGCACTGCGCGTGTCGCTGGGGGATGGGCGTCGCGCCGTGGCGCAGATTGTCGGGCGCGATACGGCACCGATGAACCGTGCGGACATCTCACGTGCCGCCATCGAATCAGCGGCGGAAAATTTCAGCGACGGGGTGATTGCGCCGATCTTCTGGTTTCTGGTCGCAGGCGTGCCGGGCATCGTTCTGTACAAAGTAGTCAACACTGCCGACAGCATGATCGGCTACCGGACCGAACGGCACCGCGATTTCGGTTGGGCGGCGGCGCGGCTGGATGACGTGCTGAACTGGATACCTGCCCGGCTGACGGCACTTTTCATCGCGGCTCTGGGCGGCGGGCTGCGATCATGGTCGCAGATCACCGCAGAAGCGCAACTGCATCGCTCGCCCAACGCCGGTTGGCCAGAGGCGGCGCTGGCACGAGCGCTGGGTGTGGCGTTGGCCGGTCCACGATCCTATGACGGCGCGTTGCGCGACTACCCTTTTGTCAATCCGGTAGGCGTACATCAGATCGGCCCCAACGAGATCGACGCAGCCACCCGCATGTTATGGCGGGTTTGGGGCGCGGTTTTGCTGGCGGCACTGTTCTGCGCGCTCGTGCTCTGA